One genomic region from Quercus robur chromosome 4, dhQueRobu3.1, whole genome shotgun sequence encodes:
- the LOC126723984 gene encoding uncharacterized protein LOC126723984 isoform X2, translating to MDTANLLKPLNHITPFHFLSRALPFRSFHFAHFKLKLKHKHFHLSLSSPTFCSLSERGNGSSLPCGVGEAASQVSTRKLLQVVLVSPQIPGNTGCIARTCAASAVGLHLVGPLGFQVDDAKLKRAGLDYWPYVVVKVHDSWMEFQDYFRQQDGEKRLLAFTKRGTAIHSDFSYRRGDYLIFGSETSGLPPEALLDCKGETFGWGTIQIPMVETYVGCLNLSVSVGIALYEVSRQLTMNNFKSHPKIVWIQNNLNHLLLRIYLLNSMVAGFIVYRKLELHPMEITLFEEV from the exons ATGGACACAGCAAATCTCCTAAAACCGCTAAATCATATAACCCcatttcattttctctccaGAGCTCTTCCCTTTCGCTCTTTCCACTTTGCCCacttcaaactcaaactcaagcACAAGCACttccacctctctctctcctcccctACCTTCTGCTCTCTct CGGAGAGAGGAAATGGGAGTTCTTTGCCTTGTGGGGTTGGTGAGGCAGCGAGCCAGGTTTCAACAAGAAAGCTTCTTCAAGTTGTATTGGTTTCACCTCAG ATTCCTGGAAACACAGGTTGTATTGCCAGAACATGCGCTGCATCAGCTGTTGGACTACACCTAGTTGGG ccattAGGATTTCAGGTGGATGATGCTAAGCTAAAGCGTGCAGGGTTGGATTATTGGCC ATATGTGGTTGTTAAAGTTCATGACTCATGGATGGAGTTTCAAGACTATTTCAGGCAAcag GATGGGGAAAAGCGGTTGCTTGCGTTCACCAAAAGAGGAACAGCAATTCATTCG GACTTTTCATACAGAAGAGGTGATTATCTCATATTTGGCTCAGAAACTAGTGGCCTACCTCCTGAAGCTCTGCTGGACTGCAAAGGTGAAACCTTTGGCTGGGGTACTATTCAGATTCCAATGGTTGAAACCTACGTTGGATGTCTAAATCTCTCTGTAAGTGTTGGCATCGCCTTGTATGAAGTTTCCAGACAGCTAACTATGAACAACTTCAAATCCCATCCGAAAATTGTATGGATACAGAACAATCTCAATCATTTATTACTGAGGATATATTTGCTTAATTCAATGGTAGCAGGCTTCATAGTTTATCGGAAACTTGAACTTCATCCAATGGAGATCACACTTTTTGAAGAAGTATAG
- the LOC126723984 gene encoding uncharacterized protein LOC126723984 isoform X3 has translation MDTANLLKPLNHITPFHFLSRALPFRSFHFAHFKLKLKHKHFHLSLSSPTFCSLSERGNGSSLPCGVGEAASQVSTRKLLQVVLVSPQIPGNTGCIARTCAASAVGLHLVGPLGFQVDDAKLKRAGLDYWPYVVVKVHDSWMEFQDYFRQQDGEKRLLAFTKRGTAIHSDFSYRRGDYLIFGSETSGLPPEALLDCKGETFGWGTIQIPMVETYVGCLNLSVSVGIALYEVSRQLTMNNFKSHPKIVWIQNNLNHLLLRIYLLNSMVAGFIVYRKLELHPMEITLFEEV, from the exons ATGGACACAGCAAATCTCCTAAAACCGCTAAATCATATAACCCcatttcattttctctccaGAGCTCTTCCCTTTCGCTCTTTCCACTTTGCCCacttcaaactcaaactcaagcACAAGCACttccacctctctctctcctcccctACCTTCTGCTCTCTct CGGAGAGAGGAAATGGGAGTTCTTTGCCTTGTGGGGTTGGTGAGGCAGCGAGCCAGGTTTCAACAAGAAAGCTTCTTCAAGTTGTATTGGTTTCACCTCAG ATTCCTGGAAACACAGGTTGTATTGCCAGAACATGCGCTGCATCAGCTGTTGGACTACACCTAGTTGGG ccattAGGATTTCAGGTGGATGATGCTAAGCTAAAGCGTGCAGGGTTGGATTATTGGCC ATATGTGGTTGTTAAAGTTCATGACTCATGGATGGAGTTTCAAGATTATTTCAGGCAAcag GATGGGGAAAAGCGGTTGCTTGCGTTCACCAAAAGAGGAACAGCAATTCATTCG GACTTTTCATACAGAAGAGGTGATTATCTCATATTTGGCTCAGAAACTAGTGGCCTACCTCCTGAAGCTCTGCTGGACTGCAAAGGTGAAACCTTTGGCTGGGGTACTATTCAGATTCCAATGGTTGAAACCTACGTTGGATGTCTAAATCTCTCTGTAAGTGTTGGCATCGCCTTGTATGAAGTTTCCAGACAGCTAACTATGAACAACTTCAAATCCCATCCGAAAATTGTATGGATACAGAACAATCTCAATCATTTATTACTGAGGATATATTTGCTTAATTCAATGGTAGCAGGCTTCATAGTTTATCGGAAACTTGAACTTCATCCAATGGAGATCACACTTTTTGAAGAAGTATAG
- the LOC126723984 gene encoding uncharacterized protein LOC126723984 isoform X1 — MDTANLLKPLNHITPFHFLSRALPFRSFHFAHFKLKLKHKHFHLSLSSPTFCSLSERGNGSSLPCGVGEAASQVSTRKLLQVVLVSPQIPGNTGCIARTCAASAVGLHLVGPLGFQVDDAKLKRAGLDYWPYVVVKVHDSWMEFQDYFRQQDGEKRLLAFTKRGTAIHSDFSYRRGDYLIFGSETSGLPPEALLDCKGETFGWGTIQIPMVETYVGCLNLSVSVGIALYEVSRQLTMNNFKSHPKIVWIQNNLNHLLLRIYLLNSMVAGFIVYRKLELHPMEITLFEEV; from the exons ATGGACACAGCAAATCTCCTAAAACCGCTAAATCATATAACCCcatttcattttctctccaGAGCTCTTCCCTTTCGCTCTTTCCACTTTGCCCacttcaaactcaaactcaagcACAAGCACttccacctctctctctcctcccctACCTTCTGCTCTCTct CGGAGAGAGGAAATGGGAGTTCTTTGCCTTGTGGGGTTGGTGAGGCAGCGAGCCAGGTTTCAACAAGAAAGCTTCTTCAAGTTGTATTGGTTTCACCTCAG ATTCCTGGAAACACAGGTTGTATTGCCAGAACATGCGCTGCATCAGCTGTTGGACTACACCTAGTTGGG ccattAGGATTTCAGGTGGATGATGCTAAGCTAAAGCGTGCAGGGTTGGATTATTGGCC ATATGTGGTTGTTAAAGTTCATGACTCATGGATGGAGTTTCAAGACTATTTCAGGCAAcag GATGGGGAAAAGCGGTTGCTTGCGTTCACCAAAAGAGGAACGGCAATTCATTCG GACTTTTCATACAGAAGAGGTGATTATCTCATATTTGGCTCAGAAACTAGTGGCCTACCTCCTGAAGCTCTGCTGGACTGCAAAGGTGAAACCTTTGGCTGGGGTACTATTCAGATTCCAATGGTTGAAACCTACGTTGGATGTCTAAATCTCTCTGTAAGTGTTGGCATCGCCTTGTATGAAGTTTCCAGACAGCTAACTATGAACAACTTCAAATCCCATCCGAAAATTGTATGGATACAGAACAATCTCAATCATTTATTACTGAGGATATATTTGCTTAATTCAATGGTAGCAGGCTTCATAGTTTATCGGAAACTTGAACTTCATCCAATGGAGATCACACTTTTTGAAGAAGTATAG
- the LOC126723980 gene encoding DNA damage-repair/toleration protein DRT100-like, whose amino-acid sequence MGFFFSFLIVPLTLILTVISTVNSCPPSDRAALLAFKAALTEPYLGIFNTWTGNDCCSSKWYGVNCDPTTNRVADINLRGESEDPMFEKSGRTGYMTGSISPEICKLDRLTNLIVADWKGISGEIPKCLTSLSSLRILDLIGNKLTGEIPADIGNLKRLTVLNIADNAISGEIPASIVGMSSLMHLDLRNNQISGEIPADFGKLGMLSRALLSRNQITGSIPTSISQMYRLADLDLSENQISGTIPEQLGKMPVLSTLNLDCNSVSGQIPAGLLSNTRMGILNLSRNGLQGKIPDVFGSNSYFMALDLSYNNLNGPIPGSLSSAKYIGHLDLSHNHLCGSIPAGSPFDHLEAVSFMNNDCLCGNPLKSC is encoded by the coding sequence ATGggtttcttcttctccttcctcaTAGTACCACTCACTTTAATTCTCACCGTTATCTCCACCGTTAACTCCTGCCCGCCGTCAGACCGGGCAGCACTGCTAGCCTTCAAAGCCGCCCTGACCGAGCCTTACTTGGGCATCTTCAACACCTGGACTGGCAATGACTGTTGCTCTTCCAAATGGTACGGCGTTAACTGTGACCCAACAACAAACCGAGTCGCCGATATCAACCTCCGCGGCGAATCGGAAGACCCGATGTTCGAAAAATCGGGTCGTACCGGGTACATGACGGGTTCGATTTCGCCCGAAATTTGCAAGCTCGACCGTCTCACCAACCTTATAGTCGCTGACTGGAAAGGAATATCGGGCGAGATACCCAAGTGTCTcacctctctctcctctctccgaATCCTAGACCTTATCGGAAACAAGTTGACCGGCGAAATTCCGGCCGATATCGGAAATCTCAAGCGGCTCACTGTTCTTAACATCGCCGATAATGCCATCTCCGGCGAGATTCCGGCGTCGATTGTTGGTATGTCCAGCTTGATGCACCTTGATCTCCGAAACAATCAAATATCGGGCGAGATACCGGCAGATTTCGGAAAACTCGGGATGCTGAGTCGGGCATTGTTGAGCCGAAACCAAATCACCGGTTCAATACCCACTTCCATTTCCCAAATGTACAGGCTTGCCGACTTGGATTTGTCCGAGAACCAGATTTCGGGTACGATACCGGAACAACTCGGGAAAATGCCGGTTCTTTCTACTCTCAATTTGGATTGCAACTCGGTTTCGGGTCAAATACCGGCCGGTTTGCTAAGCAATACCCGAATGGGTATCTTGAATTTGAGCCGAAACGGTCTTCAAGGCAAAATACCGGACGTTTTCGGGTCCAACTCGTATTTCATGGCTCTTGATTTATCGTATAATAACTTGAACGGTCCGATACCCGGTTCGTTATCGTCGGCAAAATATATCGGGCACTTGGATCTGAGTCACAACCATCTTTGTGGGTCTATTCCTGCTGGGTCACCGTTTGATCACCTTGAAGCGGTGTCGTTTATGAACAATGATTGTCTGTGTGGAAATCCATTGAAGTCTTGTTAA
- the LOC126723984 gene encoding uncharacterized protein LOC126723984 isoform X5, which translates to MDTANLLKPLNHITPFHFLSRALPFRSFHFAHFKLKLKHKHFHLSLSSPTFCSLSERGNGSSLPCGVGEAASQVSTRKLLQVVLVSPQIPGNTGCIARTCAASAVGLHLVGPLGFQVDDAKLKRAGLDYWPYVVVKVHDSWMEFQDYFRQQDGEKRLLAFTKRGTAIHSDFSYRRGDYLIFGSETSGLPPEALLDCKGETFGWGTIQIPMVETYVGCLNLSVSVGIALYEVSRQLTMNNFKSHPKIVWIQNNLNHLLLRIYLLNSMVAGFIVYRKLELHPMEITLFEEV; encoded by the exons ATGGACACAGCAAATCTCCTAAAACCGCTAAATCATATAACCCcatttcattttctctccaGAGCTCTTCCCTTTCGCTCTTTCCACTTTGCCCacttcaaactcaaactcaagcACAAGCACttccacctctctctctcctcccctACCTTCTGCTCTCTct CGGAGAGAGGAAATGGGAGTTCTTTGCCTTGTGGGGTTGGTGAGGCAGCGAGCCAGGTTTCAACAAGAAAGCTTCTTCAAGTTGTATTGGTTTCACCTCAG ATTCCTGGAAACACAGGTTGTATTGCCAGAACATGCGCTGCATCAGCTGTTGGACTACACCTAGTTGGG ccattAGGATTTCAGGTGGACGATGCGAAGCTAAAGCGTGCAGGGTTGGATTATTGGCC ATATGTGGTTGTTAAAGTTCATGACTCATGGATGGAGTTTCAAGATTATTTCAGGCAAcag GATGGGGAAAAGCGGTTGCTTGCGTTCACCAAAAGAGGAACAGCAATTCATTCG GACTTTTCATACAGAAGAGGTGATTATCTCATATTTGGCTCAGAAACTAGTGGCCTACCTCCTGAAGCTCTGCTGGACTGCAAAGGTGAAACCTTTGGCTGGGGTACTATTCAGATTCCAATGGTTGAAACCTACGTTGGATGTCTAAATCTCTCTGTAAGTGTTGGCATCGCCTTGTATGAAGTTTCCAGACAGCTAACTATGAACAACTTCAAATCCCATCCGAAAATTGTATGGATACAGAACAATCTCAATCATTTATTACTGAGGATATATTTGCTTAATTCAATGGTAGCAGGCTTCATAGTTTATCGGAAACTTGAACTTCATCCAATGGAGATCACACTTTTTGAAGAAGTATAG